One genomic segment of Falco peregrinus isolate bFalPer1 chromosome 7, bFalPer1.pri, whole genome shotgun sequence includes these proteins:
- the FRMD1 gene encoding FERM domain-containing protein 1 isoform X1 — protein sequence MSRVLLAGRMQPESRSVCVFLPTREQLSLAVGVKATGQELFQQVCDLVKIKEPHFFGLSIVKNNEYVFIDLEQKLSKYFSKEWKKETTKGTEKFSPPFVAFFRVQYYVENGRVISDKVARQLYYCHLKEQVLMSRCNHKEEIYFLLAAYSLQADLGNYREKVHAGKYFEPQAYFPQWIIAKRGSDYILKHAPEMHREQQGLSAKEAVLKFIKESCLLEDVPVHFYRLQKDKKEDRPTVILGLTLRGMHIYQEVNHVRQLLYDFPWSHIGKLAFLGKKFEIQPDGLPSARKLVYYTGCPFRSRHLLQLLSNSHRLFLNIQPVLKQIRKLEEAEEKKRYRESYISDTLDMDLDPCDKNSRGSGSSGGSRRDNRLSRQSTGSHGSSHTSGIEADSRHRVSVEMSVDEPFSIDRVHRKEKSCSSTISYGSSGIDSGSKGRAEDDSQDDELELAVDEPEEVPVDEPLEGDQLEEATVGESIESLPLDAASCQAINQESLSVVQVTLIKMRGQSVESLHQVRSPKSRSCTDQHSQSLDDIRLHKHRHPPLSATLSSDTSHSYTFGCSLEDKLSIYGCVYSTADCKTKSALYGKRSMNCLSLDLLGEDQLPEEFVV from the exons GCAGGATGCAGCCGGAGAGCCGGAGCGTCTGTGTCTTTCTGCCCACCCGGGAGCAGCTCAGCCTAGCCGTCGGG GTTAAAGCCACTGGACAGGAGCTCTTTCAGCAAGTTTGTGATTTAGTGAAGATTAAAGAGCCTCACTTCTTTGGCCTCAGCATTGTTAAAA ATAATGAATATGTTTTTATAGACCTGGAACAGAAGCTTAGCAAATACTTTtcaaaggaatggaaaaaagagaCCACCAAA GGAACAGAGAAATtcagccctccttttgttgcgTTCTTTAGAGTACAATACTACGTAGAAAATGGAAGAGTAATAAG CGATAAGGTGGCACGGCAGCTCTATTACTGCCATCTCAAAGAGCAAGTACTTATGTCTCGGTGCAACCACAAAGAAGAAATCTACTTCTTGCTGGCTGCCTACAGCTTACAGGCAGACTTGGGCAACTACAGGGAGAAGGTCCATGCTGGCAAATATTTTGAACCTCAGGCTTACTTCCCGCAATGG ATAATTGCAAAGAGAGGGAGCGACTATATCTTGAAACATGCCCCAGAGATGCACCGAGAACAGCAAGGGCTGAGCGCTAAAGAAGCAGTGCTGAAGTTCATTAAGGAGTCCTGCCTGCTGGAAGATGTGCCCGTCCACTTCTACAGGCTGCAGAAG GATAAGAAGGAGGATCGCCCGACTGTTATCCTGGGCCTGACCCTGAGAGGAATGCACATCTATCAG GAGGTGAATCACGTCCGCCAGCTCCTCTACGACTTTCCCTGGTCGCACATTGGGAAGCTGGCATTTCTG gggaaaaaatttgAGATCCAGCCAGACGGTTTACCCTCTGCACGGAAACTGGTTTACTATACGGGTTGCCCCTTCAGGTCACGGCActtgctgcagctcctcagtAACAGCCACCGACTCTTTCTGAATATTCAGCCGGTGTTGAAGCAAATACGAAAACTGGAGGAGGCTGAAG agAAGAAGCGCTACCGGGAGTCCTATATCAGTGATACGCTGGACATGGACCTGGACCCGTGCGATAAGAACTCGCGTGGCAGCGGGAGCAGTGGGGGCAGCCGGAGGGATAATCGCCTCTCACGCCAGTCCACAGGGAGCCATGGCAGCTCTCACACGTCGGGCATTGAGGCTGATTCCAGGCACCGGGTGTCGGTGGAAATGTCCGTGGATGAGCCCTTCAGCATTGACCGGGTGCATCGGAAAGAGAAATCCTGCAGCTCAACCATCAGCTACGGTAGCTCTGGCATTGACAGTGGCAGCAAAGGGCGAGCTGAAGATGACTCTCAGGATGATG AGCTTGAGCTGGCAGTAGATGAGCCAGAGGAGGTGCCTGTAGATGAGCCTTTAGAGGGAGACCAGTTAGAGGAGGCCACTGTGGGAGAATCTATTGAATCTCTTCCTCTAGATGCTGCTAGCTGCCAAG CGATAAATCAGGAATCGCTGTCTGTGGTGCAAGTCACACTAATAAAGATGAGAGGCCAAAGTGTGGAATCCCTTCACCAG GTCAGATCACCCAAAAGCAGGAGCTGCACggaccagcacagccagagtTTGGATGACATCCGCCTTCACAAGCACCGGCACCCGCCACTAAGTGCCACATTGTCTTCAGACACGTCCCACAGCTACACGTTTGGCTGCAGCCTGGAGGACAAGCTGTCTATCTATGGCTGCGTTTATTCCACAGCAGACTGCAAAACCAAGTCAGCCCTTTATGGGAAGCGATCCATGAACTGCCTCTCCCTGGATCTTCTGGGAGAGGACCAGCTCCCAGAGGAGTTTGTGGTGTAA
- the FRMD1 gene encoding FERM domain-containing protein 1 isoform X2, whose protein sequence is MSRVLLAGRMQPESRSVCVFLPTREQLSLAVGVKATGQELFQQVCDLVKIKEPHFFGLSIVKNNEYVFIDLEQKLSKYFSKEWKKETTKGTEKFSPPFVAFFRVQYYVENGRVISDKVARQLYYCHLKEQVLMSRCNHKEEIYFLLAAYSLQADLGNYREKVHAGKYFEPQAYFPQWIIAKRGSDYILKHAPEMHREQQGLSAKEAVLKFIKESCLLEDVPVHFYRLQKDKKEDRPTVILGLTLRGMHIYQEVNHVRQLLYDFPWSHIGKLAFLGKKFEIQPDGLPSARKLVYYTGCPFRSRHLLQLLSNSHRLFLNIQPVLKQIRKLEEAEEKKRYRESYISDTLDMDLDPCDKNSRGSGSSGGSRRDNRLSRQSTGSHGSSHTSGIEADSRHRVSVEMSVDEPFSIDRVHRKEKSCSSTISYGSSGIDSGSKGRAEDDSQDDAINQESLSVVQVTLIKMRGQSVESLHQVRSPKSRSCTDQHSQSLDDIRLHKHRHPPLSATLSSDTSHSYTFGCSLEDKLSIYGCVYSTADCKTKSALYGKRSMNCLSLDLLGEDQLPEEFVV, encoded by the exons GCAGGATGCAGCCGGAGAGCCGGAGCGTCTGTGTCTTTCTGCCCACCCGGGAGCAGCTCAGCCTAGCCGTCGGG GTTAAAGCCACTGGACAGGAGCTCTTTCAGCAAGTTTGTGATTTAGTGAAGATTAAAGAGCCTCACTTCTTTGGCCTCAGCATTGTTAAAA ATAATGAATATGTTTTTATAGACCTGGAACAGAAGCTTAGCAAATACTTTtcaaaggaatggaaaaaagagaCCACCAAA GGAACAGAGAAATtcagccctccttttgttgcgTTCTTTAGAGTACAATACTACGTAGAAAATGGAAGAGTAATAAG CGATAAGGTGGCACGGCAGCTCTATTACTGCCATCTCAAAGAGCAAGTACTTATGTCTCGGTGCAACCACAAAGAAGAAATCTACTTCTTGCTGGCTGCCTACAGCTTACAGGCAGACTTGGGCAACTACAGGGAGAAGGTCCATGCTGGCAAATATTTTGAACCTCAGGCTTACTTCCCGCAATGG ATAATTGCAAAGAGAGGGAGCGACTATATCTTGAAACATGCCCCAGAGATGCACCGAGAACAGCAAGGGCTGAGCGCTAAAGAAGCAGTGCTGAAGTTCATTAAGGAGTCCTGCCTGCTGGAAGATGTGCCCGTCCACTTCTACAGGCTGCAGAAG GATAAGAAGGAGGATCGCCCGACTGTTATCCTGGGCCTGACCCTGAGAGGAATGCACATCTATCAG GAGGTGAATCACGTCCGCCAGCTCCTCTACGACTTTCCCTGGTCGCACATTGGGAAGCTGGCATTTCTG gggaaaaaatttgAGATCCAGCCAGACGGTTTACCCTCTGCACGGAAACTGGTTTACTATACGGGTTGCCCCTTCAGGTCACGGCActtgctgcagctcctcagtAACAGCCACCGACTCTTTCTGAATATTCAGCCGGTGTTGAAGCAAATACGAAAACTGGAGGAGGCTGAAG agAAGAAGCGCTACCGGGAGTCCTATATCAGTGATACGCTGGACATGGACCTGGACCCGTGCGATAAGAACTCGCGTGGCAGCGGGAGCAGTGGGGGCAGCCGGAGGGATAATCGCCTCTCACGCCAGTCCACAGGGAGCCATGGCAGCTCTCACACGTCGGGCATTGAGGCTGATTCCAGGCACCGGGTGTCGGTGGAAATGTCCGTGGATGAGCCCTTCAGCATTGACCGGGTGCATCGGAAAGAGAAATCCTGCAGCTCAACCATCAGCTACGGTAGCTCTGGCATTGACAGTGGCAGCAAAGGGCGAGCTGAAGATGACTCTCAGGATGATG CGATAAATCAGGAATCGCTGTCTGTGGTGCAAGTCACACTAATAAAGATGAGAGGCCAAAGTGTGGAATCCCTTCACCAG GTCAGATCACCCAAAAGCAGGAGCTGCACggaccagcacagccagagtTTGGATGACATCCGCCTTCACAAGCACCGGCACCCGCCACTAAGTGCCACATTGTCTTCAGACACGTCCCACAGCTACACGTTTGGCTGCAGCCTGGAGGACAAGCTGTCTATCTATGGCTGCGTTTATTCCACAGCAGACTGCAAAACCAAGTCAGCCCTTTATGGGAAGCGATCCATGAACTGCCTCTCCCTGGATCTTCTGGGAGAGGACCAGCTCCCAGAGGAGTTTGTGGTGTAA